In Streptacidiphilus sp. P02-A3a, the DNA window CACCAGCAGCCCCACGGTCAGCGGGATCATGTAGATACCGGCCCAGAGCGGGGTCTGCTCGAAGCTGTAGCCGTGCAGCGGCAGCCAGATCCCCTGGAGCCAGATGATCAGGATGAACTGGAGTCCGCCGCGGCCGAGCGCGGCCAGCAGGCTGGCCAGGTTGCCCGCGGTGAACGCCTTGATCTTGAACAGCGAGAGGTGGAACAGCGGCTCGGCGACCCGGGTCTCGATCCAGCAGAAGACCAGCAGCACCACGATGCCGCCGCCCATCGCGGTGATCACCCAGGGGTTGCTCCAGCCGGTGCTGCTGCCGCCGTAGGGCTGGATGCCGTAGGTGATGCCGACCAGGACCGAGATCAGGCCGACGGCGAAGGTGAGGTTGCCCCACCAGTCCATCTTGGCCGGGCGGCGCTCGCTGGTGTCCTTCAGCTTGAGGTAGGCCCAGACCGTGCCGAACAGGCTGACCGGGACCGACACCAGGAAGATCCAGCGCCAGCCGACCGGGCCGAGCACGCCGCCGAGCATCAGGCCGAGGAAGGACCCGGCGATACCGGCGATCACGTTGATGCCGAGCGCGGTGCCGCGCTGGTTGGCCGGGAAGGCGTCGGTGAGGATGGCGGTGGAGTTGGCGAAGATCAGCGCGCCGCCGATGCCCTGGACCACCCGCCAGCCGATCAGCCACAGGGCGGCCTGCGAGCCGTGGCCGAAGGTGAGCGAGAGCATGATCGAGCAGACCGTGAACACGGCGAAGCCCATGTTGTACATGCGCACCCGGCCGAACATGTCGCCGAGCCGTCCGAAGGAGACCACCAGCACGGCGGTGACCACCATGAAGCCCATCATCATCCACAGCAGATAACTGGTGTTCTGCGGATCGAGTGGGTTGAGCTTGATGCCGTCGAAGATGTTGGGCAGTGCGATCAGCACGATCGACTGGTTGATCATCACCATCAGCATGCCGATGGTGGTGTTGGACAGAGCGACCCACTTGTAGTGCGGTCCGTGCGGACTGTGATGAGCCAGTGGATCGGTTCCGGGTGGTTGCGTGGATATAGGCGGATTGGCGGTGTCGCCAGCCATGGAGGATCCCTCACTTCAGTGGTTGCTACCTACAACAATCCCAGGAGTGGGGAGGATTGTCACCCGGCTTCGGCTTTCCCGGGTGGCGCCGAGGGCATGCCGAAGGGCCCGGACCCCCCGTGTCCGGTGGGGGTCCGGGCCCTGATCACGGCGCCCGGGGCGCGGGCTCAGGCGCGGGCGTACTGCCGGGCCGGGGGCAGGTCGGCGCCGAGTTCGCGGGCGGCCCGCCGGGGCCAGTACGGCTCGCGGAGCAGCTGGCGGCCGAGCAGGACCGCGTCGGCCCGGCCGTCGGCGAGGATCCGCTCGGCCTGTCCGGGCTCGGTGATCAGCCCGACGGCGGCGGTGGGCAGCCCGGTCTGCTCGCGCACGGCGGCGGCGAACCGGACCTGGTAGCCGGGGGCGACCGGGATGACCGCGTCCGGGAGGTTGCCGCCGGTGGAGACGTTGAGCAGGTCGACGCCGTGCGCCTGGAGCTCCTTGGCCAGCCGGACGGTGTCCGCGCCGGTCCAGCCGACGCGCTCGTCCTCGGCGTCGCCCGCCAGCCAGTCGGTGGCCGAGGTGCGGAAGAACAGCGGCAGCTCCTCCGGCCAGACGGCGCGGACCGCGTCGACGACCTCCAGCGCGAAGCGCATCCGGTTCTCCAGCGAGCCGCCGTAGCCGTCGGTGCGGGTGTTCGAGTAGGGGGAGAGGAACTGGTGCACCAGGTAGCCGTGGGCGCCGTGGATCTCGGCGACCCGGAACCCGGCCGCCGCCGCCCGCCGCGCGGCGTCGGCGAACTGCTGGACGACGGCCGCTATCTGCTCCGTGCTCAGCTCGTCCGGCAGCGGCGACCGCTCGCTGAAGGCGAGCGCGCTGGGGGCCACCGGCGTCCAGCCGCCCTGGTCGGGGCCGAGGGCGGCGCCGCCGGTCCAGGGGGCGTCGGTGGACGCCTTGCGTCCGGCGTGGCCGAGCTGGATCCCGGGGACGACGCCCTGCGCGGCGACGAACTCGGTGATCCGGCGCAGGCCGCGGACCTGCTGGTCGTTCCAGATGCCGAGGTCGTTCGGGCTGATCCGGCCCTCGGGGCTGATCGAGGTGGCCTCGGTGAGCAGCAGTCCGACGCCGCCGACCGCCCGGGCGGCGAGGTGCTGGAAGTGCCAGTCGTTGGGAGTGCCCGTCTCCGGTCCGGCGGAAGCGGCCGAGTACTGGCACATCGGAGCCATCCAGGCGCGGTTCGGAATCGTCAGTCCGCGCAGGGTCAGCGGCTCGAACAGGATGCTCATGGGGTCCTCGTCGGTGAGAGCGGGCGGCTGCCTCGCCCAGGTTAGGCGGCGTGAGAAATAATTGCAAACGCATGGTTTTTCGGTGGCCGGGCCGCCCCGCCCGCCGGAGCAGGCAGACTGGCTTTGACGTCGGCGTCAAGGTCTAGCGTCGGCAGCACGCACACGGCGGAGGGAGACCGGGATGCGCATCGGCGAACTCGCGGAGCGGGCGGGCACCACGACCCGCACGTTGCGGTACTACGAATCGCGGGGACTGCTGTCCGCGCGCCGGGACGGCAACGGCTACCGCGCCTACGACGAGGCGGATCTGGCGCTGCTGCGGCAGATCCGGCTGCTCCAGGACTTCGGTTTCGACCTGGAGGAGACCCGGCCTTTCGTCGACTGCCTGCGGGCGGGCCACCCCTCGGGGGACTCCTGCCCGGCCTCGCTGGAGGTCTACC includes these proteins:
- a CDS encoding MFS transporter, coding for MAGDTANPPISTQPPGTDPLAHHSPHGPHYKWVALSNTTIGMLMVMINQSIVLIALPNIFDGIKLNPLDPQNTSYLLWMMMGFMVVTAVLVVSFGRLGDMFGRVRMYNMGFAVFTVCSIMLSLTFGHGSQAALWLIGWRVVQGIGGALIFANSTAILTDAFPANQRGTALGINVIAGIAGSFLGLMLGGVLGPVGWRWIFLVSVPVSLFGTVWAYLKLKDTSERRPAKMDWWGNLTFAVGLISVLVGITYGIQPYGGSSTGWSNPWVITAMGGGIVVLLVFCWIETRVAEPLFHLSLFKIKAFTAGNLASLLAALGRGGLQFILIIWLQGIWLPLHGYSFEQTPLWAGIYMIPLTVGLLVAAPLSGMLADRFGSRLFTVAGALLNALSFGLLMILPVDFPYWAFALILVLNGLGAGLFASPNRVQIMNSLPPQQRGVGAGMTATFQNTAMVLSIGVFFSLIVLGLSSHLPSAMYSGLTQQGVPTAAATQISHLPPLAVLFACFLGYNPMKQLLGQQVLHNLPADKASYLTGRSFFPHLITGPFQDGLTVAFWFALAACLIAAGASVVTGGGTKRA
- a CDS encoding NADH:flavin oxidoreductase/NADH oxidase yields the protein MSILFEPLTLRGLTIPNRAWMAPMCQYSAASAGPETGTPNDWHFQHLAARAVGGVGLLLTEATSISPEGRISPNDLGIWNDQQVRGLRRITEFVAAQGVVPGIQLGHAGRKASTDAPWTGGAALGPDQGGWTPVAPSALAFSERSPLPDELSTEQIAAVVQQFADAARRAAAAGFRVAEIHGAHGYLVHQFLSPYSNTRTDGYGGSLENRMRFALEVVDAVRAVWPEELPLFFRTSATDWLAGDAEDERVGWTGADTVRLAKELQAHGVDLLNVSTGGNLPDAVIPVAPGYQVRFAAAVREQTGLPTAAVGLITEPGQAERILADGRADAVLLGRQLLREPYWPRRAARELGADLPPARQYARA
- a CDS encoding MerR family transcriptional regulator; protein product: MRIGELAERAGTTTRTLRYYESRGLLSARRDGNGYRAYDEADLALLRQIRLLQDFGFDLEETRPFVDCLRAGHPSGDSCPASLEVYRRKLDELDACIERLRAVRSQVGAQLLRARIEASAERPEQPVCELTRAGEARDD